The following proteins are co-located in the Ascochyta rabiei chromosome 8, complete sequence genome:
- a CDS encoding D-xylulose reductase has translation MSQYHNMPPLGVYIPPNQSQSTPPQGYTAHHQQQGYQQSQASTTYTSSGSGHGQPGQSHKAGGGTFGQMMNQAVTTGKPMLNKLSKTISSKLGSKQSTPATPQHLQSYQNYQQQYAQQAQTYGQQQSHVLNPQIQHAQQQPQAPSAYPTQQPPYQQPNHDSGNSDYLTHQASSTTHAPYNQAALPSQQSSHVGYNGSPIGQGGNGIAVGEQHVQVQQDQYHQGQTSQTLAQGQHQQQPLQAQYTGQQTGVVGGSLLHGSTPQSPEPPHASPQSPAPQQSQWHNPHTSSGQSFSSTYQQPLVSNTHSQSYFSTANAQGQANSQQWTPLSPTGSEGQYQGCSPSASINPAPPLPVQSKPPGVSNVSPQQSQSSTPAPQSTAAYSRPPTEFIAELPADMGSLSIEEAKPFKHAPSPSSEQASPYQAYQTSSAQTGPSSPSFTIARRAVSVSHVPYADPWRFADPLTEIPTREFYVLADLLFDALDRKFEPQNTGLLEASKILKSWIDLTEDAIQLFSYKSYSAFGKMWSLQGIPHLMVPCQPSLSPIWNFSQHPHAQELKLSSEYTRVAFYATYMPALNRAGWYKFFFLEMMHGPDNINKLMPALCLETYKPGVLHHPDLTKRDKAEAPALQARAAEIQSAAINQVCNEIKAAMLVEPDV, from the exons ATGTCGCAATATCATAACATGCCTCCCCTAGGAGTGTACATCCCTCCGAACCAAAGCCAGAGTACCCCACCGCAAGGCTATACTGCACACCATCAGCAGCAGGGTTACCAGCAATCACAAGCTTCCACAACATACACATCGTCAGGTTCAGGTCATGGACAGCCTGGCCAGTCACACAAAGCTGGCGGGGGAACGTTTGGCCAGATGATGAACCAAGCAGTCACAACCGGCAAGCCGATGCTGAACAAATTAAGCAAGACCATCAGCTCAAAGCTAGGGAGCAAGCAATCTACACCTGCGACTCCGCAACACCTCCAAAGTTACCAAAACTACCAACAGCAGTACGCTCAACAAGCTCAGACTTACGGCCAGCAGCAGAGCCACGTTCTGAACCCCCAGATTCAGCATGCCCAGCAACAACCGCAAGCACCGAGCGCTTATCCTACCCAACAGCCCCCTTACCAGCAGCCGAACCACGACTCGGGAAACAGCGATTACCTTACCCATCAAGCGTCGTCAACAACGCATGCGCCGTACAATCAAGCTGCTTTACCATCACAGCAGTCTTCGCATGTAGGCTACAACGGCAGTCCAATTGGGCAAGGAGGAAACGGAATCGCAGTAGGAGAGCAACATGTGCAGGTACAACAAGATCAATACCACCAAGGGCAAACGAGCCAGACCCTGGCTCAAGGACAACACCAACAGCAGCCTTTGCAGGCTCAATACACTGGCCAGCAGACGGGTGTCGTTGGAGGCTCTTTGCTTCATGGGTCGACTCCGCAATCACCAGAGCCTCCACACGCATCGCCACAGTCACCAGCGCCGCAGCAATCCCAGTGGCACAACCCTCACACGAGCTCGGGGCAATCTTTCTCTTCCACATATCAGCAGCCTCTAGTTTCCAACACTCACTCACAGTCGTACTTTTCAACTGCAAATGCGCAGGGCCAGGCCAACAGTCAACAGTGGACTCCACTGTCTCCGACAGGCTCTGAAGGTCAATACCAAGGCTGCTCACCATCTGCTTCAATCAACCCCGCGCCTCCACTACCGGTTCAAAGTAAACCGCCAGGGGTATCGAACGTCTCGCCGCAACAGTCTCAAAGCTCTACTCCTGCCCCACAATCAACTGCTGCATACTCACGACCGCCAACAGAGTTCATCGCAGAGTTACCGGCTGATATGGGCAGCTTGAGCATTGAAGAGGCAAAGCCTTTTAAACACGCTCCATCACCGTCTTCCGAACAGGCGTCGCCGTACCAAGCTTATCAGACATCGTCTGCACAGACTGGACCGTCTTCTCCTAGTTTCACTATCGCCCGCCGAGCTGTTTCCGTGAGCCACGTGCCGTATGCCGACCCATGGCGATTTGCCGATCCTCTCACTGAAATTCCCACGCGTGAGTTCTACGTTCTCGCAGACTTGCTGTTCGATGCACTAGACAGGAAGTTCGAGCCACAAAACACCGGACTGCTGGAAGCAAGCAAGATACTGAAAAGCTGGATTGATTTGACTGAAGACGCAATCC aACTCTTTTCGTATAAGTCTTACAGTGCGTTTGGTAAGATGTGGAGTCTGCAAGGCATACCACATCTCATGGTACCTTGTCAACCATCGTTGTCGCCAATTTGGAACTTCAGCCAGCACCCACATGCTCAAGAGCTCAAGCTCTCTTCGGAGTACACAAGGGTAGCGTTTTACGCAACATATATGCCCGCGCTCAACCGCGCTGGATGGTACAAGTTTTTCTTCCTCGAGATGATGCACGGTCCCGACAACATCAACAAGCTGATGCCTGCGCTCTGTCTTGAGACTTATAAGCCCGGAGTCTTGCACCATCCAGATCTGACTAAACGTGATAAAGCAGAGGCGCCTGCGCTTCAGGCAAGAGCTGCCGAGATACAGTCTGCTGCCATCAATCAGGTATGCAATGAGATCAAGGCGGCAATGCTCGTTGAACCAGATGTTTGA